TGAAGGGCTTCGTGGAGCTGCAAAAGGTGTCCTTCGGCTACTCGCCGCTCGATCCGCCCCTGATTGACGACCTGGATATCGTCCTGAAGCCGGGCCAGCGCGTGGCACTCGTCGGCGGCAGCGGGTCGGGGAAGTCGACCGTGGCCAAGCTGATCTCGGGCCTGTACCAGCCCTGGTCCGGCGAGATCCGCTTTGACGGTATGCCGCGGACCGCCATTCCGCGGCGAGTCCTGGCGAACTCCCTCGCCGTCGTCGAGCAGGATCTGTTCCTCTTCAGGGGCACCATCCGCGAGAACCTGACGATGTGGGACGATTCGGTCACGGAAGCCGAACTGGTTGCCGCATGCCAGGACGCGAACGTCCATGACATCGTCATGGCCCTGCCGGGAGGGTACGACGCCAGGCTCCAGGAAGGGGCAAGCAACCTATCTGGCGGACAGCGGCAGCGGCTCGAAATCGCCCGGGCCCTCCTGCTGCGGCCCAGCATCCTCGTCCTCGACGAGGCGACCAGCGCGCTCGATACCGAGTCGGAGCGCATCGTCGACGACAACATTCGCCGGCGCGGCTGCACCTGCGTCATCGTCGCGCACCGCCTTTCGACGGTTCGGGATTGCGATGAAATCATCGTCTTCGACCGGGGCCGGGTCGTGCAGCGCGGGTCGCACGAATCCCTCTCGGCGGTCGAGGGTCATTACCGGAATCTGGTCGTCGCCGAGTCCGCCACCCGGCCCTCGCCCGCGGGTTCCGTCCGGCAACCACACGGGGTCGAGGCGTGAGCGGGCCCCCGAAAGACATCGACCTGGCTCCGGGGCAGAGCGCGCTGGGCAGCCGCGACGTGATCGACCTCGGACACCCGGACGTACTGGTGGAAATCCTCGAGGGGGAGGTCGCGGTCTTTGCGGCCGAGGTGGTCGCTGCCAGGCCCGAGGGCGAGAGGCGCTTCCTGTTCTGCGCACGGGCCGGAAGCCTTCTGGCCGGCGTGCGGGGCGAACCGGGAGCGAGCGTGGGGCTGATAGCGGTGCCGACGCCGTCCGCGACCATTTCGCGCCGAAGTCTCGCGGCATTCCTCTCCGACATGGGAGGGACCGCGGACGGCAACGCCGGGTGCGACCGCGCCGAAGCGCTCGATCGGCTGATCGACTGGGTTTGCAAGGTCGAAGCCGCTTTTCCCTCGCTTCCGGCGCCGCCCGGGCGGAGTCCCGACGACGAGGGCTACGGCGTTCTCGAAGCCGACGAGGGTTTCGAGGTGTGGCAAGGAGATGTCCTGCTGGTCGCGGCCGCGAGTGGCCGCGCCCGCGTCCTCGGCCTGGGGGCAGGCGAGTTGCGACCCGGCCAGGGAGCGCCGTTTCCGCTGGCTCGCGGATTCTGGGTCAAGGCTGTCGAGCCCGCCGAACTGTCGGCCGTGAGCATCCGGACCGTCGAATCCGCCGACCTGGCGGCGGCCTTGGGCCGGCTGCAGGAATTCCTGCTCGAGGCCGTAAAGGCGGCCTGGCACCGCGAGCGCGTCGATCAGGCAGCGCGCTTCGCCGAGAAGCAGCGCCGCTCGCGGGAGATGACCGACGGCTCGATCGGCTCTCTCGCGGCCTTGCTGTCCTCGGCGCCCACGCCCGAAAGCGACGGCGCGCCGCCTATCCTGGCTGCCGCCCGTATCGTCGGCGATTACCTCGGAATCAAGGTCAATGCCCCGGCCGCGTCGGAAGACCCCGATCGCGTGGCTGACGTCATCCAGGCGATTGCAAGGGCGTCCGGCATTCGCTACCGGGAGGTGACCCTCGAGGGGAAGTGGTACCGGCGCGATGCCGGTCCCCTCCTCGCGTACGTGGCGTCCGACGAGCGGCCCGTTGCGATACTGCCGCGGCTGGGAGGCCACTACGAAGTCGTCGATCCCCGGACCGGGACCCGGCAGATGCTGTCTCCCGACCGGGCGGCAGAGTTGTTCCCGAAGGCCTATCAGTTCTTCCGGCCGTTGCCAAACAGGCCCTTCGACCTGCTGGACCTGGGCAAGCTCGCGCTCGGGAAATCCGCTCCGGAGCTGATCTTGTTCGCCACCATCACCTTCGTGGCCTCGCTCTTCGGAATCATGGCCCCGTGGGTGACGGGGATCCTGATCGACCAGGCGATCCCGGACAGCAACCGCGCGCTGATGGTCACGCTCTGCTTGGCGTTGCTGTTTGCAGCCGTGGGCCAGCTGATTTTCGAGTTCTGCGAATCGATGCTGCAGCTCAGGCTCGAAACCAGGGCCGACATGGCGACGCAGAGCGCGGTATGGGATTACGTCCTGAAGCTTCCGGCTAGATTCTTCCGCCAGTTCTCCGTCGGAGATCTCAATTCGCGGATCTCGGGAATCAGCGAGATCCGCAGGAGCTTGAGCGGGGCGACGATCGCCGGAGTCTTCACCGGCTTGTTTTCGGTGCAGTTCCTGGTCGTGATGCTGGCGATCTCGCCCAGACTCGCCGCCGTCGCCTTCTTCATCGCGATCGTTTCGGGGACGCTTACGCTCCTCTCCGCGGTCGCTCAGTACCGCGCGCCCATCCTGGAGGACATCTCCGGTCCGCTCGTGCAGTTGCTCACGGGGATCACCAAGTTCCGGGTCGC
This genomic window from Candidatus Tanganyikabacteria bacterium contains:
- a CDS encoding NHLP bacteriocin export ABC transporter permease/ATPase subunit → MSGPPKDIDLAPGQSALGSRDVIDLGHPDVLVEILEGEVAVFAAEVVAARPEGERRFLFCARAGSLLAGVRGEPGASVGLIAVPTPSATISRRSLAAFLSDMGGTADGNAGCDRAEALDRLIDWVCKVEAAFPSLPAPPGRSPDDEGYGVLEADEGFEVWQGDVLLVAAASGRARVLGLGAGELRPGQGAPFPLARGFWVKAVEPAELSAVSIRTVESADLAAALGRLQEFLLEAVKAAWHRERVDQAARFAEKQRRSREMTDGSIGSLAALLSSAPTPESDGAPPILAAARIVGDYLGIKVNAPAASEDPDRVADVIQAIARASGIRYREVTLEGKWYRRDAGPLLAYVASDERPVAILPRLGGHYEVVDPRTGTRQMLSPDRAAELFPKAYQFFRPLPNRPFDLLDLGKLALGKSAPELILFATITFVASLFGIMAPWVTGILIDQAIPDSNRALMVTLCLALLFAAVGQLIFEFCESMLQLRLETRADMATQSAVWDYVLKLPARFFRQFSVGDLNSRISGISEIRRSLSGATIAGVFTGLFSVQFLVVMLAISPRLAAVAFFIAIVSGTLTLLSAVAQYRAPILEDISGPLVQLLTGITKFRVAAIEDRAFAYWSRLYSRIQLIELRIIRLGDRIEILMDLLPTISIIALIYFASKWGLLTIAGGTDMSTGEFLTFNAAYGAFIGALTGLVEALVSILPILREWRRVKPVIEAIPEVRDDQEDPGRLKGKVVLDQVSFRYDPDGPLILDGVTVFAEPGESIAIVGPSGCGKSTLFRLLLAFEEPEAGSVYFDGKNLANLDRRAVRRQLGVVLQNGKVSAGSILANITCGALVSRDEAKHAAKLAGFDKDLAGMPMGLDTVVSEGGTNLSGGQRQRLLVCRAFVLKPRIMLFDEATSALDNTTQAVVSESMDRLNVTRLIIAHRLSTIRQCDRIYVLDKGKVVQQGTFAELEAQGGLFGRLVAHQ